A single genomic interval of Apteryx mantelli isolate bAptMan1 chromosome 21, bAptMan1.hap1, whole genome shotgun sequence harbors:
- the GPR21 gene encoding probable G-protein coupled receptor 21, producing the protein MNSSLVGNQSGRPFCLLAISYLETINFCLLEVVIIVFLMVLIISGNIIVIFVFHCAPLLNHHTTSYFIQTMAYADLLVGVSCLVPSLSLLHYPIVLSESLVCQIFGYVVSVLKSVSMASLACISIDRYIAITKPLTYNTLVTPWRLRICILIIWLYSCLVFLPSFRWGKPGYHGDVFRWCANSWNTDPYFTLFIVVMLYAPAAFIVCFTYFNIFRICQQHTKEINERRVRFSSQDGEAGEAQPCPDKRYAMVLFRITSVFYILWLPYIIYFLLESSNVYSNRVASFLTTWLAISNSFCNCVIYSLSNSVFQKGLKRLSGAICASCARPRVAKDSSTSRSKRSSNGCHI; encoded by the coding sequence ATGAACTCCTCTTTGGTTGGCAACCAGAGTGGCCGGCCGTTCTGTCTCCTGGCCATTAGCTATTTGGAGACAATCAATTTTTGCCTCTTGGAAGTGGTTATTATAGTGTTCCTCATGGTGCTGATTATTTCAGGAAACATTATAGTGATATTTgtctttcactgtgcacctctacTGAACCACCACACCACCAGTTACTTCATCCAGACTATGGCGTATGCTGACCTCTTGGTAGGTGTGAGCTGTCTGGTgccttctctgtctctgctgcactATCCTATTGTTTTGAGTGAGTCCTTGGTTTGCCAAATCTTTGGTTATGTGGTGTCAGTGCTCAAGAGTGTCTCCATGGCCTCTTTGGCGTGCATTAGTATTGACAGATACATTGCCATCACTAAACCGCTGACCTACAACACCCTGGTTACCCCGTGGAGGCTTCGAATCTGCATACTGATAATTTGGCTGTACTCCTGCCTAGTCTTCTTACCCTCCTTTCGCTGGGGCAAGCCTGGATATCATGGGGATGTGTTTCGATGGTGTGCCAATTCCTGGAACACCGATCCCTATTTTACTCTCTTCATTGTGGTGATGCTCTATGCCCCTGCCGCTTTCATCGTTTGCTTCACTTACTTCAACATCTTCCGCATCTGCCAGCAGCACACCAAGGAGATCAACGAGAGGCGAGTGCGCTTCAGCTCTCAGGACGGGGAGGCTGGGGAGGCGCAGCCCTGCCCCGACAAGCGCTATGCCATGGTCCTTTTTCGCATCACCAGTGTCTTCTACATCCTCTGGTTGCCCTATATAATCTATTTTTTGCTGGAGAGCTCCAATGTCTATAGTAATCGCGTTGCGTCCTTCTTGACCACTTGGCTTGCCATTAGCAACAGTTTCTGCAACTGTGTCATTTACAGTCTCTCCAACAGTGTCTTTCAGAAGGGGCTTAAGCGTCTCTCGGGGGCTATTTGTGCCTCTTGTGCTAGACCGAGGGTAGCTAAGGACTCCTCTACCTCTAGGAGCAAAAGATCTTCCAATGGATGTCACATCTAA